The following are encoded together in the Chlorocebus sabaeus isolate Y175 chromosome 20, mChlSab1.0.hap1, whole genome shotgun sequence genome:
- the LOC119625938 gene encoding uncharacterized protein has product MIPAVSSAERPGPVFVFSPPPTPPRGRVPRAALPTRPGGPRGAPLLRCARSSPPRPAGSGSGLAAAEEEEAAAAEAPAAQLLPALLRSPGPGPAVTLRFLLPEKGGGREGGRRGGGGGEGGREGAGGGGPGTGGLEGARQQPGRREPESERGPGRAPCLPSPAASWVEAAARQRAGEKAVGRTERLERPTLLRVPLTPTRGSALPFYPAPSRPPGKPGVESGAGAGRGTDSLPTPHKGGGERTSRGGGRPLAAFARQRRRRRLRRKPGPEPAHLWSLRRLPPGVPIQVCPLPAVPRGAGSVNFTRGCKIGQSPRPRPPRPSPDPLAAGPVRWLLFSTSTALFVFKAFYRPR; this is encoded by the exons ATGATCCCCGCTGTCTCGTCCGCGGAGAGACCCGGCCCTGTCTTCGTCTTCTCCCCCCCTCCCACCCCGCCCCGGGGCCGAGTCCCCCGGGCTGCCCTCCCCACCCGCCCGGGCGGGCCTCGCGGGGCTCCGCTGCTGCGCTGCGCTCGCTCCTCTCCCCCCCGCCCCGCCGGCTCAGGCTCCGGGCTGGCggcggcggaggaggaggaggcggcggcggccgaGGCGCCGGCGGCTCAGCTGCTCCCGGCTCT GCTCCGCTCCCCAGGGCCTGGCCCCGCTGTGACTCTCCGCTTTCTGCTGCcggagaaaggaggagggagggagggagggaggcgagggggagggggcggggagggagggagggagggagcggggGGAGGGGGACCCGGGACGGGCGGGCTGGAGGGCGCGCGGCAGCAGCCCGGGCGCCGGGAGCCAGAGTCAGAgcgcgggccgggccgggcgcCCTGCCTCCCCTCGCCAGCCGCGTCTTGGGTCGAGGCTGCGGCGCGGCAGCGGGCGGGCGAGAAAGCGGTCGGCCGGACTGAGCGGCTAGAGCGCCCCACTCTCCTCCGAGTCCCCCTCACTCCGACACGAGGCTCAGCACTGCCATTTTACCCAGCGCCGTCGCGGCCGCCTGGCAAACCCGGAGTGGAGAGCGGAGCGGGCGCAGGCCGTGGAACGGACTCGCTCCCTACCCCTCacaaaggaggaggggagagaacaAGCCGCGGCGGCGGCAGGCCCTTAGCCGCTTTCGCTAGGCAGCGCCGCCGCCGAAGGCTTCGGAGAAAACCCGGCCCGGAGCCCGCGCATCTCTGGAGCCTGCGCCGCCTCCCTCCCGGCGTCCCTATCCAGGTCTGTCCCCTCCCGGCCGTACCGAGGGGAGCGGGCAGCGTGAACTTTACCCGCGGCTGCAAAATTGGCCAGAGCCCGAGACCGCGGCCGCCTCGGCCCAGCCCTGACCCCCTGGCAGCGGGCCCGGTCCGTTGGCTGCTGTTTAGCACCTCTACAGCACTTTTCGTCTTCAAAGCCTTCTACAGACCCCGCTAA